A segment of the Acidimicrobiales bacterium genome:
CGAGGCGAGGTCCTCCGCCGGGTTCCACGCGTGGAGATCGGCGAGTCGCTTGTCGTTCGAGAACACCTCGACGATCGGCTGCGTCACCCCGATGCGGGTCTGGAGGCGCTTCACCGGCAGCTCCTGGTCCCACAGGACGAGGGTGGCCACGACGCCGGACTCGCCGGCGCGAGCGGTGCGCCCCGAGCGGTGCAGGTAGGACTTGTGGTCCTCCGGCGGGTCGTAGTGGACCACGATGTCGATGTCGTCGACGTGGATGCCCCGAGCAGCCACGTCGGTGGCCACCAGCACCGGAAGCTTGCCTGCGGCGAAGTCGGCGAGGGCCCGCTCACGGGCCTTCTGGGGCAGGTCCCCGTGGATGGCCGCCGCCTTCACGCCTTCCTTCTCGAGCTGCTCCGCGAGGCGATCGCAGCCCCGCTTGGTGCGCACGAAGATCAGGGTGCGGGTGCCGCCCCGGGAGATCGAGGCCGCCACCTTGGGCTTGTCCATCTGGTGCACGGCGAAGAAGCGGTGCTCCATCTCCTCGACGGTGACGCCGGCGGACTCGACCTCGTGGAAGACGGGGTCGTGCTGGTAGCGCTTGATGAGGGTGTCGACCACGCCGTCGAGGGTGGCGGAGAAGAGCAGGGTCTGGTGGGTGCCCTCGACGTTGCGCAGGATCCACTCGACCTGGGGCAGGAACCCCATGTCGGCCATGCGGTCGGCCTCGTCGACGATGACGTGGTCGACGTCGGCCACCGAGACCTCCTGGCG
Coding sequences within it:
- a CDS encoding DEAD/DEAH box helicase, yielding MATFASLGVSADLVDALAARGISEAFPIQALTIPDALAGRDVCGKAKTGSGKTLAFGLPVLDRQKKAESRRPTAIALVPTRELAIQVRDELGSLAEGRGLKVVAVYGGADMDRQIKAFKDGADFVVATPGRMIDLLERQEVSVADVDHVIVDEADRMADMGFLPQVEWILRNVEGTHQTLLFSATLDGVVDTLIKRYQHDPVFHEVESAGVTVEEMEHRFFAVHQMDKPKVAASISRGGTRTLIFVRTKRGCDRLAEQLEKEGVKAAAIHGDLPQKARERALADFAAGKLPVLVATDVAARGIHVDDIDIVVHYDPPEDHKSYLHRSGRTARAGESGVVATLVLWDQELPVKRLQTRIGVTQPIVEVFSNDKRLADLHAWNPAEDLASA